TGCATACAGGGTGCTGGCGGGAACCGGCGACGTTACCGCAGAGGCAAGCGACTCTTTCAGTTCCGCGAGACTCAGTGATTTGGCAGATTCTTCGACGGGAGGTTCGGTGGAAGCCAGATTGACCACGACGACGTGCGCCAGATCATGCTGTTTCTGGAACTCACTGATGTCGTTGGTTAGTCGCGTCAGTGTTTCCTGCAGAGATTCGGTATCGAATTTTCTGACAGCATCCCCGGCCAGTGAGCGAATCGTATCACCGACATGAATCAAGGTACCTGGCTTGACGTTTTGATCGTACGCTTTGAGGTCTTCTTCAACAGCCTGTAACAGCGCCGGGTGGAAGACACCGGAATTTTCACTGAAATACCGGGCGGCTTCTACAAATGAGGTATCGCGTATTTCGTGTCCACCAACGACAAACTGGTCCCAGTTTTTGAGATTCAGTTTTTCGAAATAGGGATTCTCTGAAACAAGACCACTGGTCCCTGTGAGTCCCTGTTTGAGTGCTGATAATCCGACTGCGGCGGTCGTCGCGACTCCGCCCCATGCGCCGATGATCCAAATCCCGATACGTTGTTGCGTCATGATGTTGCCTGAAACTGATATTTCTGAATTCAATTGAAACGGGTGATTTTCGAAGGTGGGAGCAGACAGATCGCAGTCTGCCTGATTGTCGTTGCACAGACTCCCCCTGCTGCATTCTGTTGAGTTATCTTTCCGGGACCAGTATTCAGGAATAATGGCCGGTCATGGACTATATTAAAATATGTTAATAATTATAGGTCTCTTGTGGCTGTTCACAATCAAAGAAATGGAGATTGCGGAGAAGAATTTCTGTCTCTCTGTGATAAAGTCATCGAATTAAGTGTCAGCGAGGGTCTGGTCGATCCATGCCATCAACGCATCTTTAAAGTCTTCAATTGTCGAGAAGGCTGCGTGTTTGGTCTGATCCAGCAGGCCGGGATCTGTGACTTCTGCCTGCGCGAAGTAATAAAATTTAATTTTAGGCTCGGTACCTGAAGGCCGTACACCCAGTTGGACCGTCAGCGGCGATCCCTCGGCTCTGGCTTCCAACATCAGAACATTTCCCTTTGGTTTCGAAAAGGTCTCGGTCACCGTATTTTCGGGTAATGACCGGATTTCCAGATCCTGATAGTCTCTGACTAATGTAAAGTTGAGATTTCCCATTTTTGCAGGAGGTGTACTGCGAAAGGCCTTCATCAACTGTTTGATCTGTTCGTTACCCGATGACCCTTTGCAGGTTTTGGAGACCTGACCTTCCAGATGAAACCCGTGATCAAGGTAGAGATCGTCCAGGCGATCCAGCAGTGTTTTGCCTTCTGCCTTGAGTTCGGCAGCAAGTTCACAGGCCCAGAGGGCGGCAATCGCCGCATCTTTGTCGCGACAGTATTCACCTGCCAGATAGCCCAGTGACTCTTCCGTTCCGAACACAAATTTGTCGGGTCCTTCTGCGTCCATGGTCTCTGCGATGTACTTGAATCCGACCAGCAGGTTATTGATAATCCGCACATTGGCTTTGCGGGCGATGGCGGCGATCAAGGGAGTGGTCACGATCGTCTCGACCACGAAGTGCTCCGGGGAGAGCGTTCCGGCTGCCTGACGTTTGCGGAGCACATAATCGGCGAGTAAGGCCCCGACCTGGTTTCCCGTCAGATGAATAAATTCACCGGCAGGGTTTTTAACACAGACCCCCATGCGATCGGCATCGGGATCACTGGCAAGAATGATTTCGCCGCCGGTCTGTTTCGCCTGTTCAATCGCCGGTTGATAGACTTCCGTCCGTTCGGGGTTCGGGAGTTGGTCGGGAACATTCGGAAAATTTCCGTCCTGTGCACACTGTGGTTCGTACTTCTGAATTCCTGCAAATCCCGCCTGCTGCAGTACCTGATACACGGACGCTTCTCCCACTCCATGCAGGGGTGTGAAATATCCAGTGATGTCACGATTACCAGAATGGCTATGGCTCACGACCGAACTGCGATATTTGCTGGCGACGTCTTCATCAATAAACTGAATCAGGCCTTGCTCGACCGCCTGGTCAAAATCGAGCAGCGGGATCTCGGCAGCCTGATAGACTTCATCAATAATCCCCTGATCGTGAGGAGGCAGGACCTGTCCTCCGGTAGACCAGTAGGCTTTGAAACCATTATCGGAAGGGGGGTTGTGTGAAGCGGTAATCATTGCACCGACGTCACAACCACACTCGCGGACCGCGAAGGAAAGTTCGGGGGTGGAGCGGGAGGTTTTGAAGAAATAGACGGTCAGGCCGTGCCCTGCCAGTACACTGGCTGCGATGCGGGCAAAATGGGAGGAGTTGATTCGCGAGTCATGCGCAATCGCCGCTTTCCCGGTTTCTTGACCCGAAAACGTTTTGCTGTAGGCAGCCAGTCCGTGCGCTGATTCTGCAATCGTGCGCTCGTTGATGGTGGCGGAGCCGAGTTCGCTCATCAATCCGCGTCGACCGCCGGTTCCGAAAGGAATGACTTCCCAGAAACAGGTATCGAGCTGCTGAAAGTCTTTGTCCTCGATCAGTTTCAGCAGAGCAGGCTGGTAAGGAGCATACTGTGGTTCCGTCACCCAGCGCTTCAGATTTTCGAGGGCAGATTCGGAGAGTTTTTTCTCGGCGACGGCAGTACGCGCGAGTTCCATTGCCTGCGAGGAATCAATAGAGGGAGAAGGCTGATTCATCCTGTGACTTTTTCCGTATTCGAGAGCGCGGGTTCTTGATTCGTGATTGTAACAAACGCGGGTTTGAGTTCCATTTCTGAATAACTCTTTTCCCGGAAGGATTATCTGCTGGAATGTCCGTTTCTGGTAAACAGGTCTGACCTTGAACCAGACTGGGGCGATACGGGTTTTCTCTCCCCAGACAGAATTGAGCCAGAGTGAACTGAAAATATCGCACTTTCCAGACATGCTTCTAGATTGTAGAGTGAAAAACCCTGTGAGCCAACCCTCACGCGAAATCCGGTTCCAGGAGTGCCTGAATCCGCTGAAAAGTCTGATTACAACGAATGTATCAGCTGACGGATTCAACCCGTACAGGCGAACGCACTGAATCTTTGCCCAGAAAGACAATTTCCATCCGTTAAGACTTTGCCAGTTTTTGGTTTCCCACCGATCAAGTCCTTGATTCCCCATCCTAACAGTGGCAGAATAGGTGAATTAAAACGGTATAACACAATTCAGGTTATACCAATCTTGATTTCAGAGTCACGAGAACAGAGGAGGGAATTCTCCCATTTGGTTTCTTGATTCTCTCGATTCCGCTCTAATGTCCTGATCCATGATGAACCTGCATGAATAACGAAATTAAGGTAGTACTATGAAGTTTGTTGAAGGTCATACTGTTGGCGTTGACTTGGGAACCACCTATTCAGCAATTGCACAGCTTGACAGTGAAGGTCAGCCCATATCCCTGAAAAACACGGATGGTCGTTCGATTACTCCGTCGGTTGTTCTGCTGGGTGAAGAGGGGCGCGTTGTCGTCGGGCCCTCTTTCGAAAGAACGGCCATTGAAGAAGATCCTTCTCACATCATTGAAGCGGTCAAACGCCATATGGGAGATGACAACTTTTACGTTGTCTATCAGGAAAAGAAACTGACCGCAGAATTCCTGTCTGCCTTGATTCTGAAAAAGATGAAGCAGGATGCAGAAAAGGAAATCGGTCCAATCGCCAACGCCGTGATCACGGTTCCCTATTACTTCAACGATGTGCGTCGTAAAGCCACTCAGGATGCCGGCCGAATCGCTGGTTTGAATGTCATCGATATTATCAACGAACCAACCGCGGCTACGCTGGCTTATGCCTGGAAACGGGATGAGCTGGGGAACCCCGATGCCATGCCCGATGGCGAGCGTACAATTCTGGTGTACGACCTGGGTGGTGGTACCTTCGACGTCACCATTGTGCGTTATTCTCCCACACAATTCCGCGTGCTCGCCACTGACGGGGATGTGATGCTGGGGGGACTCGACTGGAGCCAGCGTATCGTGGATCATGTCGCAGAGCAGTTCATGAAGAAATTCGGCAGTGATCCCCGTCAGGATCCCGTCACACTGCGAACCTGTGTGCAGGAGTGTGAAGACGCGAAACGAGAATTAAGCCAGAAAGCACAAACTCCCGTTTCCATTTACCACAAAGGCAACACATTGACGGTTGCTTTGACGCGTGGCGATTTCGAACGCATGACCGCGGACCTCTTGCAGCGGACACGTGACACAACCGAATTGGTCATGCAGCAGGCGGGTGTGGAAAAAGGTCAGCTGGACGATGTGGTTCTGGTCGGTGGTTCGACGTTGATGCCTGTGGTCGAAGAAATGCTGAAAAATGTCTGTGGACGCGAACCATCGCGAACCATGAACCCCGAAGAAGCAGTGGCCCAGGGAGCCGCGATCCATGCCGCCATTCTGGAAGCGCGGGCAACTGGCGGCGAAAGCCGTATGGCACAGGCGGTGATCAAACGATTGCGGAGCGTCAGTACTGCTGATGTGAACTCCCACTCGCTGGGCGTCAAAATTACAGACCCCAACGATCGCAGCCGCAAAATCAATCATATTATGATTAAACGTAATACAGAGATTCCCGCGAGCGTCAGTCAGAAGTTTGTCACCACCTCTGATAACCAGCAGCGGATTCACGTCATCATTCTGGAAGGAGAGGCCAGTGATCCTGATGCCTGTTCTACGATCGGTGACTTCCGTATTCTGAATTTGCCATCCAATCTTCCCAAAGGCTCTCCTGTCGAAGTCACTTACCGTTATGATGCCAACGGTCGAATTCATGCTTCGGCACGAGAACTGACAGGTAATAACGAATCGGCCACCGAGATTGTCCGTGACTCTGGTCTGGACATTGCGGGAGTGGATCGCTTTGAAATGCTGGCGAAAGACTACCTGGTTGAGTAATGTTTCAATGCCCGGCAGGGAAACGGTTCCTGTTTCCCTGCTGTGGATGATTTGAATCGCGTCAACGACCGTGTCATACTGAAACTGTTTCACTTCGAATTTGATCTAAGAGCAAGGAGTCCTCTGAGGTGGCAATAGACGTCTATAAGGATTGGCTGGGTATACCGGAAGGAGAGCGACCTCCACATCATTATGACTTACTGCGATTAGTCAAATTTGAGGATGATGAAGAAAAAATCAGGGCGCACTATAAAAAGCTGAATGCCCATGTGCGCAAGTATGCCTCAGGCAAATACTCTAATGAATCCCAGGAACTGTTGAATGAGCTGGCCAAAGCCATGCTCTGCCTGACCGACCCCGAGCGAAAACACGAATATGATGAAAGCCTGGGCCGTGAATTCGGTGAAGATGAAGATACCGGACCCAAATCCGTTGAACAGATCCTGGTGGAACAGGGGCATATCGATAAAGCCCAGGCAGCGGAGCTGAAGGAATTTGCGGAAAAACGGGGACTGACCACCAGGGATGCCGCCGTCCAGATGCGGTTTGTCGACGCTGAGACGGCGACTCAGGCCATGGCCCGCTCAAAGGGAATGCCTTATATCGATCTCGAAGAAACAATTCCGGATAACAGTATTCTCCTGCAGCTTCCAGAACAGATGGCCAAGCGAAATACCATTCTCCCCCTTTTCATCGACGATGATATGCTGCTTGTCGCGTGTGCAGACCAGCCAACCCATGAACTGGAAGATGACCTGCGGATGCGATATCAGGTTCCTTCCCGCTGGGTCCTGGCCATGCCCCGCTCCATTAATACCGGAATCGTAAAATACTATGCGGCTGCTGAGGAGC
The sequence above is a segment of the Gimesia algae genome. Coding sequences within it:
- a CDS encoding phospho-sugar mutase, coding for MNQPSPSIDSSQAMELARTAVAEKKLSESALENLKRWVTEPQYAPYQPALLKLIEDKDFQQLDTCFWEVIPFGTGGRRGLMSELGSATINERTIAESAHGLAAYSKTFSGQETGKAAIAHDSRINSSHFARIAASVLAGHGLTVYFFKTSRSTPELSFAVRECGCDVGAMITASHNPPSDNGFKAYWSTGGQVLPPHDQGIIDEVYQAAEIPLLDFDQAVEQGLIQFIDEDVASKYRSSVVSHSHSGNRDITGYFTPLHGVGEASVYQVLQQAGFAGIQKYEPQCAQDGNFPNVPDQLPNPERTEVYQPAIEQAKQTGGEIILASDPDADRMGVCVKNPAGEFIHLTGNQVGALLADYVLRKRQAAGTLSPEHFVVETIVTTPLIAAIARKANVRIINNLLVGFKYIAETMDAEGPDKFVFGTEESLGYLAGEYCRDKDAAIAALWACELAAELKAEGKTLLDRLDDLYLDHGFHLEGQVSKTCKGSSGNEQIKQLMKAFRSTPPAKMGNLNFTLVRDYQDLEIRSLPENTVTETFSKPKGNVLMLEARAEGSPLTVQLGVRPSGTEPKIKFYYFAQAEVTDPGLLDQTKHAAFSTIEDFKDALMAWIDQTLADT
- a CDS encoding Hsp70 family protein, whose amino-acid sequence is MKFVEGHTVGVDLGTTYSAIAQLDSEGQPISLKNTDGRSITPSVVLLGEEGRVVVGPSFERTAIEEDPSHIIEAVKRHMGDDNFYVVYQEKKLTAEFLSALILKKMKQDAEKEIGPIANAVITVPYYFNDVRRKATQDAGRIAGLNVIDIINEPTAATLAYAWKRDELGNPDAMPDGERTILVYDLGGGTFDVTIVRYSPTQFRVLATDGDVMLGGLDWSQRIVDHVAEQFMKKFGSDPRQDPVTLRTCVQECEDAKRELSQKAQTPVSIYHKGNTLTVALTRGDFERMTADLLQRTRDTTELVMQQAGVEKGQLDDVVLVGGSTLMPVVEEMLKNVCGREPSRTMNPEEAVAQGAAIHAAILEARATGGESRMAQAVIKRLRSVSTADVNSHSLGVKITDPNDRSRKINHIMIKRNTEIPASVSQKFVTTSDNQQRIHVIILEGEASDPDACSTIGDFRILNLPSNLPKGSPVEVTYRYDANGRIHASARELTGNNESATEIVRDSGLDIAGVDRFEMLAKDYLVE
- a CDS encoding GspE/PulE/PilB domain-containing protein, whose translation is MAIDVYKDWLGIPEGERPPHHYDLLRLVKFEDDEEKIRAHYKKLNAHVRKYASGKYSNESQELLNELAKAMLCLTDPERKHEYDESLGREFGEDEDTGPKSVEQILVEQGHIDKAQAAELKEFAEKRGLTTRDAAVQMRFVDAETATQAMARSKGMPYIDLEETIPDNSILLQLPEQMAKRNTILPLFIDDDMLLVACADQPTHELEDDLRMRYQVPSRWVLAMPRSINTGIVKYYAAAEEQDDEEPAAEEAATDSRSKKAAKPAKPVKKVEKKKPQRGGNQLTAEELKEKKMLAFIVCGWTFCGAILIDQFLLKNYVFPQTWPWHFMLTTLVTPLIAIYLMTGMWKK